A genomic window from Babylonia areolata isolate BAREFJ2019XMU chromosome 9, ASM4173473v1, whole genome shotgun sequence includes:
- the LOC143285820 gene encoding uncharacterized protein LOC143285820, which translates to MVMVSGFLRPVFCKRRLRVFSAFRRLRSCVACVFLLVMSALFLWSLRIVSSRVPRSRPTYEYLADACSWGVSIEHSLLLVYSRHTNIVPARYSCRLMVKAVDKRQRIQVRVRHLNVRPSLDCHDAVLTIGQDGETTARPWRVCGTVMPAGVYRAGGEGYVTVQLSNAATATSWADFEVLLSVFTPFANGSCRSSPVDEVFPCQNGICIPRTLMCNGFDDCGDESDEADPQCALPSDGAIALLLFSVIVVAVWCFVYTCIGSGLVD; encoded by the exons GCAAGCGTAGGCTGAGGGTTTTTTCCGCATTCCGACGACTTCGGtcttgtgtggcgtgtgtgttccTCCTCGTGATGAGTGCTTTGTTCCTGTGGTCACTGAGGATTGTGTCATCGCGCGTGCCAAGGTCCAGACCAACGTATG AGTACCTGGCAGATGCGTGTTCTTGGGGGGTATCGATCGAGCACAGCCTGCTGCTTGTCTATTCCCGGCACACCAACATCGTCCCAGCCCGCTACAGCTGCAGGCTGATGGTCAAGGCCGTGGACAAACGGCAACGGATCCAAGTGCGCGTGCGTCACCTCAACGTCCGGCCCAGTCTGGACTGCCATGACGCCGTGCTGACCATTGGTCAAGACGGAGAGACCACCGCTC GCCCGTGGAGGGTGTGCGGGACGGTCATGCCGGCAGGGGTGTACCGGGCAGGTGGGGAGGGCTATGTCACCGTGCAGCTCAGCAACGCCGCCACTGCAACGTCATGGGCAGACTTCGAGGTCCTCCTCTCCGTCTTCACTCCCTTCGCCAATG GATCCTGCAGGAGCAGCCCAGTTGATGAAGTCTTCCCCTGTCAGAACGGGATTTGCATCCCTCGGACACTGATGTGCAACGGCTTCGACGACTGCGGCGACGAATCTGACGAGGCGGATCCCCAGTGTGCCCTGCCGTCCGACGGCGCCATCGCCCTCCTTTTATTCAGCGTCATCGTCGTCGCTGTGTGGTGTTTCGTGTATACTTGCATTGGTAGCGGGTTAGTTGATTAG